One Paucibacter aquatile genomic window, CATGGCGGCGATGCGGTCGGTTTCTTTGACCCGCCAGCTGGCGATATTGCGCAGGGTGGTCGGCGAGTCGGCGTACAGCGCCATCACCGCCAGGGTCATGGCCGCGTCGGGGATGTGGTTGCAATCGAGCTCGATGCCGCGCAGCGGCCAGCTGCCCCGGCGCACTTCCAGCCAATTGGGCCCGGCTTCCACGCGCGCACCCATGGCTTGCGCCGCCTCGACAAAGCGCACATCGCCTTGCAGCGAGGCGCTGCCGACGCCTTCGATGCGCAGCGGCGCCTCGGTGGCGGCCAAAGCCCCGAGCGCCACAAAGTAGGAGGCCGAGGATGCATCGCCCTCGACATGCACCGCGCCGGGCGAGCGATAGCGGCTGCCGGCGGGAATCGTGAAGCGCTGCCAGCCCTCGCGCTCGACGGCGATGCCGAAACGTTTGAGCAGTTCCAGCGTGATGTGGATGTAGGGTTTGGAGATCAGCTCACCGAGCACCTCGATGACGATGGGCTGCTGCTGCGCCACCAGGGGCAGGGCCAGCAGCAGGGCGGTCAGGAACTGGCTGGACACATCACCGCGCACCTGCACCGGCGCGCTGAAGTCCAGGGCCGAAGGCCCGCTCAGGCGCAGCGGCGGGTAGCCTTCCTGGCCCAGGCATTCGATCTGGCAGCCGCGCGCACGCAGGGCATCGACCAGGTCGCCAATCGGGCGCTCGTGCATGCGCGCCACGCCGCTCAGCTCGAAGCTGCCGCCTTGCGTGGCGGCCAGCAGGGCCAGGGCGGCGGTCAGCGGCCGCATGGCGGTGCCGGCATTGCCGAGGAAGAGCTGGGCGGCGTCGACCTTCAGCTGACCACCGATGCCGGTGACCTGCAGCACACCGTGGTCCGAGGTCTCCAGGCGGCAGCCCAAGGCTTTGAGCGAATCGAGCATGACGGCGGTGTCGTCGCTGTCCAGCAGGTCGTGGACTTCGGTCGTGCCCTCGGACAGGCCGGCCAGCAGCAGCACGCGGTTGGAGATGCTCTTGGAGCCCGGCAGGCGCACGGTGCCGGCGGCACTGCGCAGTGGCGGCAGGTCGAGGAAAGGGATCTTGTACATGGCGGACGGACGAGAAAAGCGGTGGGGCCGCCCGCGACGCGGGCCAGCCGATTACTTGGGAGGGCGCGGCGCGGCCAATTGCCACTGGCTGCGGGCATCCGAAATCAGACGGATGCGGGCTTCCAGCGCGGCGGCGTCGTCATTCTTGAGCAGCGCTTCCAGCGCGTCGAGCGCCTGACGGAAGCGCTGCGATTGCACCAGCACCTCGGCCTTGTTGGCCATGAGGATGTCGCGCCAGACCGTGGGTTCGCTGGCGGCGATGCGGGTGAAATCGCGGAAACCTGGGCCAGCCAGGCTGAGGTAGTCGCGGCCGGCCGGTTGGGCCGCCACCGACTGGAAAAACGCGAAAGCCAGCAGATGCGGCAGATGGCTGACGGCAGCGAAGGCCGCGTCGTGGTTCTGCGGCGTCATCTTGAGCACCTGCGCACCCAGGGCCGACCAGACATCGGTGGCTTTTTGCACCAGGGCCGGCCGGGTTTGCGGCAGCGGCGTCAGGATGACCTGGCAGTCCTGGTACAGATTGGCATCGGCGTTCTGCACCCCGCCCGATTCCTTGCCGGTGATCGGGTGTGCCGGCACAAAGGAATCGATGTGCTTGCCCAGGGCCTGCTGCGCGGCACTGACCACATCGCATTTGGTCGAGCCCACATCCATCAGCAGGACCTTGGGGCTGATCAGATGGCGGATGGCTTTGAGGGTGGTCTCGGTGGCCGAGACCGGCACGGCCAGCAGCACGATGTCAGCGCCCGAAACGGCCAGCAGGGCCGACTCGGCCACCTGGTCGATCACGCCCAGGCGCTTGGCCATCTCGGTGGTGGAGGGCGATTTGCTGTAGCCCACCACATGCTTGACCAGGCCGGCTTTTTTCATGGCCAGGGCAAAGGAGCCGCCCATCAGGCCGCAGCCGATCACGCCGAGTTGGTTGAACATGGGTGCTGGCTCCCTCAGGCCTTCAAGGGGTAGGCGCCGATGACCTTGAAGAAGGCGCAGGACTCGCGCAGCTCGGTCAAAGCCGCGGCCACATGGGGCTCGGACGGGTGGCCGTCGAGATCGATGTAGAAGTAGTAGTCCCACTGGCCGGTGCGGGCCGGGCGCGATTCCAGGCGTGTCATTGACACGCCGTGGGTCTTCAGCGGCACCAGCAGGTCGTGCATGGCGCCAGGGCGGTTGGGCACCGAGACGATCAGGCTGGTGCAGTCGCGGCCGGTGGCCGGCGGCGTGGCCATGGTCTGCGGCAGGGTGATGACGGCAAAGCGGGTGCGGTTGTAGGCCTCGTCCTGCACCGCGTGCGCCACGATGTGCAGGCCAAACAGGGTGGATGCGCGTTCGCTGGCGATGGCGGCATAGGCCGGGTTGGTGGCCGCGAGTCGAGCTCCTTCTGCATTGCTGGAGACGGCGCGGCGCTCGGCGTTCGGCAGGTGCTTGTTCAGCCAGTTCTGGCACTGGGCCAGGGCTTGCGGATGGGCCAGCACGGCCTCGATGTCCTGCAGGCTGTTGTCCTTGCGCAGCAGGTTGTGGCGGATCAGCAGGCTGACCTCGCCGACCACATGGGTGGGGGTGTGCAGGAACAGGTCCAACGAGCGGGTGACCACGCCCTCGGTCATGTTCTCCACGCCGACCACGCCGTACTGGGCGCTGCCCGAGGCGGTGGCATGGAAGACTTCGTCGAAGCTGTTGCAGTAGATCAGGTCGGCCGCGCCGCCGAAGTACTCGATGGCAGCTTGTTCGCAGAAGGTGCCAAACGGCCCCAGCACGGCCACGCGCTGCGGTGATTCCAGGGCCAGGCAGGCCGACATGATTTCACGCCAGATGGCGCTGACGTGCTCGTCTTTCAGCGGGCCCCGGTTGGCCTGGCGGATCTTCTCGATCACCTGCGCCACACGGTCGGGGCGGAAGAAGGGCGAGCCTTCGCGGCGCTTGACCTCGCCCACCTGTTCGGCCACGCGGGCGCGGCGGTTCAGCAGGTCCAGCAGTTGCTGGTCCAGCGCGTCGATCTGCTGACGCAGAGTGCCCAGTTCGGGCAGCGGGGTGCTGCCGTCCGTATCAGCCATATTGAGCCTCGAAATCCTTCAGGTAAGCCACCAGGGCTTGCACGCCCTCCAAGGGCATGGCGTTGTAAATCGATGCCCGCATGCCGCCCACCGACTTGTGGCCTTTGAGCTGCAGCAGGTTTCGCGCCTTCGCACCGTTCAGGAAGGATTCGTTCAGCTGCGGCGTGTCGTACGCGCCGCGCAGGTAAAACGGGACATTCATGCGCGAGCGGCACTCGGCCGCCACGCGGGTTTCAAACACCGAAGAGGCATCGAGCGCTGCGTAGAGCAGGGCGGCCTTCTCGATATTGCGCTGTTCGATGGCCGCCACGCCGCTCTGCTCGCCGTGGCGGAAGGCCTTGAGCCACTGGAACACCAGGCCGGCCACGTAGATGCCAAAGGTCGGCGGCGTGTTGTACATGGAGTTCGCCTCGGCCACGGTCTTGTAATCGAAGGCCGAGGGGCAGATGGCCATGGCATGGCCCAGCAGGTCTTCGCGCACAAACACCAGGGTCAGGCCGGCCGGACCGATGTTCTTCTGCGCGCCGGCAAAGGCCAGACCGACGCGCGACCAGTCAATGGTGCGGGAAAGCACATGGGAGGAGCAATCGACCACCAGCGGCGCCTCGCTGCCGAGCGCAAGCAGATCGGGCAGCTCGTGGAACTCCAGCCCGTCAATCGTTTCGTTGGAGCAGATGTGCACATAGGCCGCATCGCGGCGCAGCTGCCAGCTGCTGGGTGAGGGCAGGCTGCGGTAGCCGCCCGGGCCGCTGTCGGCAGCAATCTGTACATCGGCATAACGCCGCGCTTCCTGGGCGCTTTTCTTGGACCAGGAGCCGCTGACCACCGCGTCCACCTTGCCCAGGCCCTGGCGACCGGCCAGATTCATGGGCACGATGGCGTTCTCGGCCAGGCCGCCGCCTTGCATGAACAGGATGCGGAAGTGGCTGGGGACTTGCAGCAGCTCGCGCAGATCGCGCTCCGCGGTCTCGGCGATCTCGGTGAACTCGCGGCCGCGATGACTCATCTCCATCACGCTCATGCCGGAGCCGTGCCAGTCCAGCATCTCGCCGGCCACTTGCTGCAGCACGGCTTCGGGCAGGGCGGCCGGGCCGGCGGAAAAATTGAACGGGCGGGAGCTCATCGGATCAGGCCTGGTCGGGTCAACAACAGCGAAATCGGGTGGCGGAGCTGGCGCGGCGGGGCCAGTTGGCCTGTTGCCAAGGCCGGCGTCGGGCGCGCTGATGCGCCTATTGCGTCGGACCTTGGCGGCCTTGCCAGTCAGCTTGATTACTTCTTCGGTGCTGGCGCGGTCGGTGCCGAAGCGGGTCGGGCCGGAATACCCAACTGCTTGGCCACGCTTTGCTGCAAGGCTTTGTAGCGGGTGTCCAGCGTGTTGCCGGTATCGGCCATCAGCTTTTCGGTCAGCGCTTTTTGCATTTCGCCGCCCATCTGGCTGAACTTCTTGTTCACGGGGGACTCCAGCCAGGCCAGCAGCTGCTTGAGTTCGTCTTCCGTGAAGCGTTCGTCCAGCATGGTGCCGATGGTGCTGGGGGCCAGCTTGATGGCGCGGTCACGCAGCATCGGGCCGTTCTCCTCGGCAAACTTCTTGACTTCGGCTTCGATCGACTTGGCGGTCGCTTCGCGCTTTTCGGGCG contains:
- a CDS encoding bifunctional 3-phosphoshikimate 1-carboxyvinyltransferase/cytidylate kinase, which produces MYKIPFLDLPPLRSAAGTVRLPGSKSISNRVLLLAGLSEGTTEVHDLLDSDDTAVMLDSLKALGCRLETSDHGVLQVTGIGGQLKVDAAQLFLGNAGTAMRPLTAALALLAATQGGSFELSGVARMHERPIGDLVDALRARGCQIECLGQEGYPPLRLSGPSALDFSAPVQVRGDVSSQFLTALLLALPLVAQQQPIVIEVLGELISKPYIHITLELLKRFGIAVEREGWQRFTIPAGSRYRSPGAVHVEGDASSASYFVALGALAATEAPLRIEGVGSASLQGDVRFVEAAQAMGARVEAGPNWLEVRRGSWPLRGIELDCNHIPDAAMTLAVMALYADSPTTLRNIASWRVKETDRIAAMATELRKLGATVEEGPDWLRVQPLQSWQAAAIHTYDDHRVAMCFSLAAFNGLVVGKTTPSVPVRILEPHCVAKTFPDYFETLFSVAKARSKDIPVICIDGPTASGKGTLADEVAQALGYVVLDSGMLYRASGLAAQRAGADLDDGQAVAAIAARLDLHFSRGRVLLGDDDITDALRLETTGLLASKVAAHSEVRHALHQLQLDYRRLPGLVADGRDMGTAIFPDAPLKVFLTASAATRAERRYKQLISKGISASIAGLRQDLEARDLQDKSRKASPLAPAADARELDNSALSIEESKDLVLDWWAQAGSFADQR
- a CDS encoding prephenate dehydrogenase, producing the protein MFNQLGVIGCGLMGGSFALAMKKAGLVKHVVGYSKSPSTTEMAKRLGVIDQVAESALLAVSGADIVLLAVPVSATETTLKAIRHLISPKVLLMDVGSTKCDVVSAAQQALGKHIDSFVPAHPITGKESGGVQNADANLYQDCQVILTPLPQTRPALVQKATDVWSALGAQVLKMTPQNHDAAFAAVSHLPHLLAFAFFQSVAAQPAGRDYLSLAGPGFRDFTRIAASEPTVWRDILMANKAEVLVQSQRFRQALDALEALLKNDDAAALEARIRLISDARSQWQLAAPRPPK
- the pheA gene encoding prephenate dehydratase, translating into MADTDGSTPLPELGTLRQQIDALDQQLLDLLNRRARVAEQVGEVKRREGSPFFRPDRVAQVIEKIRQANRGPLKDEHVSAIWREIMSACLALESPQRVAVLGPFGTFCEQAAIEYFGGAADLIYCNSFDEVFHATASGSAQYGVVGVENMTEGVVTRSLDLFLHTPTHVVGEVSLLIRHNLLRKDNSLQDIEAVLAHPQALAQCQNWLNKHLPNAERRAVSSNAEGARLAATNPAYAAIASERASTLFGLHIVAHAVQDEAYNRTRFAVITLPQTMATPPATGRDCTSLIVSVPNRPGAMHDLLVPLKTHGVSMTRLESRPARTGQWDYYFYIDLDGHPSEPHVAAALTELRESCAFFKVIGAYPLKA
- the serC gene encoding 3-phosphoserine/phosphohydroxythreonine transaminase, with the translated sequence MSSRPFNFSAGPAALPEAVLQQVAGEMLDWHGSGMSVMEMSHRGREFTEIAETAERDLRELLQVPSHFRILFMQGGGLAENAIVPMNLAGRQGLGKVDAVVSGSWSKKSAQEARRYADVQIAADSGPGGYRSLPSPSSWQLRRDAAYVHICSNETIDGLEFHELPDLLALGSEAPLVVDCSSHVLSRTIDWSRVGLAFAGAQKNIGPAGLTLVFVREDLLGHAMAICPSAFDYKTVAEANSMYNTPPTFGIYVAGLVFQWLKAFRHGEQSGVAAIEQRNIEKAALLYAALDASSVFETRVAAECRSRMNVPFYLRGAYDTPQLNESFLNGAKARNLLQLKGHKSVGGMRASIYNAMPLEGVQALVAYLKDFEAQYG
- a CDS encoding DUF2059 domain-containing protein is translated as MNSKSIKTLKAIQAVAAAAALLVGTGLSHAQSAPAAASSPAKKELIAKLLQVQQPGIENLSRAVLQGPLGNLMQGAGAALQQLPPEKREATAKSIEAEVKKFAEENGPMLRDRAIKLAPSTIGTMLDERFTEDELKQLLAWLESPVNKKFSQMGGEMQKALTEKLMADTGNTLDTRYKALQQSVAKQLGIPARPASAPTAPAPKK